Proteins from a single region of Helicobacter pylori:
- a CDS encoding DUF262 domain-containing protein, with protein MRATQSTVNDFFALTGTIFSIPVYQRNYTWEEENCEKLLQDIVSISQNKKTHFMGSITYVLHLIDDEKSLRQLQEFVIIDGQQRVTTIMLLLKAVETKIQNEGIKKEIGNLLNLSGQRLRLKPIKSDKEAFDLVMQNRSHELQGVSHIRNNYKFLTKELERYISKGYRIEEIYGAFLRLKIVAIGLEVGEDDPQVVFESINATGVQLKGLDLIRNYLMMGENSDRQKHLYDTYWVPLENWLGEKDLNEFILTYLRIYFEDKLKKEEREVYYTLKAHHRDNFPDNIQGLMSDMREYGRIYQIFLDRDHHILECGDPQQLANLRLRIKDLVKIQFGVAKPFILRCARDFEEGKLDYENFHEILQILTSYYVRRSVCGDSSPTLTRVLYSLYRQLGENVSADALKRYLGKSVGQAAFPNDDKIKAAFLVRNAYAANQVCKFILLEIEKLSNAEPPREENLEVEHFYPKTPTQEWRDRVGDYFTFEQDYLNNFGNLTLSGQNQKLGNKSYEAKIALMEEYSSLHLNDYFINNTHSWGIEEVRARSEYLADQFCQVGLFKDLPKEYRTRELHKTLDDNLTDHKLQSVKLPNGQRCMARNAKELASVVINYLLENAREAFESYTDDELPSYICWDKAKAQLRDRDGTNVVPFEKYGFYFVSNASYQTTGSNLKDLILGCDLNPRDFIVE; from the coding sequence ATGAGAGCAACACAAAGCACCGTTAACGACTTTTTTGCCCTAACAGGCACGATCTTTTCTATCCCTGTATACCAGAGGAACTACACTTGGGAAGAAGAAAATTGTGAAAAATTACTGCAAGATATTGTCAGTATTTCTCAAAATAAGAAAACGCATTTCATGGGTTCTATCACTTATGTTTTGCATTTGATTGATGATGAAAAGAGCTTAAGACAACTGCAAGAATTTGTCATCATTGACGGGCAGCAAAGGGTTACTACCATCATGCTTTTGCTCAAAGCCGTAGAAACAAAGATACAAAATGAAGGGATAAAAAAAGAGATTGGTAATCTACTCAATCTTTCAGGACAAAGGTTGCGTCTCAAGCCCATTAAAAGCGACAAAGAAGCCTTTGATCTGGTCATGCAAAATCGATCGCATGAACTGCAAGGCGTATCACACATTAGGAACAATTATAAATTTCTCACCAAAGAGCTTGAACGATATATCAGCAAAGGGTATCGCATTGAAGAGATTTATGGCGCGTTTTTGCGGCTTAAAATCGTAGCCATAGGTTTAGAGGTAGGCGAAGACGATCCGCAAGTGGTGTTTGAAAGCATTAACGCTACCGGCGTGCAATTAAAAGGGCTGGATCTCATCCGCAACTACCTGATGATGGGGGAAAATTCTGACAGACAGAAACATCTTTATGACACTTATTGGGTTCCTTTAGAAAATTGGCTTGGCGAAAAGGATTTGAATGAATTTATTCTAACCTATTTAAGAATCTATTTTGAAGATAAATTAAAAAAAGAAGAGCGTGAAGTGTATTACACGCTAAAAGCCCACCACAGAGACAATTTCCCTGATAATATACAAGGTCTTATGAGCGATATGCGTGAATATGGCAGAATCTATCAAATCTTTTTAGACAGAGATCATCATATTTTAGAGTGTGGGGATCCGCAGCAGTTAGCGAATTTACGCTTGCGTATCAAAGATCTGGTGAAAATCCAATTTGGCGTGGCAAAGCCCTTCATCTTGCGTTGCGCCAGAGATTTTGAAGAAGGCAAATTGGATTATGAAAACTTCCACGAAATTTTGCAAATCCTTACCAGCTACTATGTGCGCCGGAGCGTGTGCGGGGATTCTTCCCCTACGCTTACCAGAGTTCTTTATTCTTTATACAGACAGCTAGGGGAAAATGTTTCAGCCGATGCATTGAAGCGGTATCTGGGCAAGAGCGTTGGTCAAGCGGCGTTCCCTAATGACGATAAAATTAAAGCGGCGTTTCTTGTGCGTAACGCTTATGCAGCAAATCAAGTGTGCAAGTTCATTTTGCTTGAGATAGAAAAGCTAAGCAACGCCGAACCGCCAAGAGAAGAAAATCTAGAAGTGGAGCATTTCTACCCCAAAACCCCCACACAAGAATGGCGTGATAGGGTAGGGGACTATTTCACTTTTGAGCAAGACTATCTCAATAATTTTGGGAATCTAACCTTATCAGGGCAAAATCAAAAGCTTGGCAACAAATCTTACGAGGCAAAAATAGCGCTTATGGAAGAATACAGCTCCTTGCATTTAAACGACTATTTCATCAATAACACCCATTCTTGGGGGATAGAGGAAGTGAGGGCCAGGAGCGAATATTTAGCGGATCAATTCTGTCAAGTGGGATTGTTTAAAGATTTGCCTAAAGAATACCGCACAAGAGAGCTTCACAAAACCCTTGATGATAATTTAACTGACCATAAGCTTCAAAGCGTTAAGCTCCCCAATGGCCAAAGGTGCATGGCAAGAAACGCTAAGGAATTAGCTAGCGTTGTCATAAACTACTTGCTAGAAAATGCCAGAGAAGCCTTTGAAAGCTATACAGACGATGAGCTTCCAAGCTACATTTGTTGGGATAAAGCAAAAGCGCAATTAAGGGATAGAGATGGCACTAATGTTGTGCCTTTTGAAAAATACGGATTCTACTTTGTAAGCAATGCGAGTTATCAAACTACGGGCAGTAATCTTAAAGATCTCATCTTAGGCTGCGATCTCAATCCCAGAGACTTTATTGTGGAATAA
- a CDS encoding tetratricopeptide repeat protein, with product MLKQSLLLLVFLILQLSGAEENNQAPKNTPLELNPANAKGAPNPNTQITPKNDNSNLLDKLGSPENAQTELSAGIDLAKKGDYQGAFKLFSQSCDNGNAAGCFAVGAMYANGVGIQTNRLKAARYYEMGCSGGDATACANLAQMYENKKNADSNDKENALQLYAVACQGGDMLACNNLGWMFANGSGVPKDYYKAISYYKFSCDNGNDMGCYNLGLMSNVNNIYGIDKAQLSQVDLNYLACNAGDMMGCANLGWIYANGDLGAPLNNHYAAKYFQMACDGGILGSCNNLGVLYQKGLGVPQDDQRALDLFSYACDNGFESSCRNYGNFKEHLLRVNPNYGRLFMPYHSYEMP from the coding sequence ATGCTCAAACAAAGTTTGTTATTGCTTGTTTTTTTAATCTTACAGCTTAGCGGCGCTGAAGAAAACAATCAAGCCCCAAAAAACACGCCCCTTGAACTTAACCCCGCTAACGCAAAGGGTGCGCCAAACCCTAACACCCAGATCACCCCTAAAAACGATAACTCCAATCTGTTAGACAAATTAGGATCGCCTGAAAACGCTCAAACCGAGCTTTCTGCCGGTATTGATTTGGCTAAAAAGGGCGATTATCAAGGGGCTTTTAAGCTTTTTTCCCAATCGTGCGATAATGGTAATGCGGCCGGGTGTTTTGCGGTAGGGGCGATGTATGCTAATGGGGTAGGGATTCAAACCAACAGACTAAAAGCCGCTCGCTATTATGAAATGGGTTGCAGTGGGGGCGATGCGACCGCTTGCGCGAATTTAGCTCAAATGTATGAAAACAAAAAAAACGCTGATTCAAACGATAAGGAAAACGCTTTGCAATTGTATGCGGTGGCTTGTCAAGGGGGGGATATGCTCGCATGCAATAATTTGGGGTGGATGTTCGCTAATGGGAGTGGGGTCCCCAAAGATTATTACAAAGCGATAAGTTATTATAAATTTTCATGCGATAATGGGAATGATATGGGGTGTTATAATCTGGGCTTGATGTCTAATGTGAATAATATTTATGGCATTGATAAAGCGCAACTCAGTCAAGTGGATTTGAATTATTTGGCGTGTAACGCTGGGGATATGATGGGGTGCGCGAATTTAGGCTGGATTTATGCGAATGGGGATTTAGGGGCTCCTTTGAATAACCACTACGCGGCGAAATATTTTCAAATGGCATGCGATGGGGGGATTTTGGGGAGCTGTAACAATTTAGGCGTGCTGTATCAAAAGGGCTTAGGCGTGCCTCAAGACGATCAGAGGGCTTTGGATTTATTCTCGTATGCGTGCGATAATGGTTTTGAGTCAAGCTGTCGTAATTACGGGAATTTCAAAGAGCATTTATTGCGCGTGAATCCTAATTATGGGCGCTTGTTCATGCCCTATCATTCTTATGAGATGCCTTAG
- the ispG gene encoding flavodoxin-dependent (E)-4-hydroxy-3-methylbut-2-enyl-diphosphate synthase: MLENRVKTKQIFIGGVAIGGDAPISTQSMTFSKTADIESTKNQIDRLKLAGADLVRVAVSNEKDALALKELKKVSSLPLIADIHFHYKFALIAAQSVDAIRINPGNIGSKDKIKAVVDACKEKNIPIRIGVNAGSLEKQFDQKYGPTPKGMVESALYNAKLLEDLDFTDFKISLKASDVMRTMQAYRMLRPLVIYPFHLGVTEAGNLFSSSIKSAMALGGLLMEGIGDTMRVSITGELENEIKVARAILRHSGRLKEGVNLISCPTCGRIEANLVDMASKVEKRLSHIKTPLDISVMGCVVNALGEAKHADMAIAFGNRSGLIIKEGKVIHKLAEKDLFETFVIEVENLAKEREKSLKD; this comes from the coding sequence ATGCTGGAAAATAGAGTGAAGACCAAGCAAATTTTTATCGGTGGCGTGGCCATAGGGGGTGATGCTCCTATAAGCACGCAAAGCATGACCTTTAGTAAAACCGCTGATATTGAAAGCACTAAAAATCAAATTGACAGACTCAAACTCGCCGGGGCTGATTTAGTGAGGGTGGCGGTGAGTAATGAAAAGGACGCCCTAGCCTTAAAAGAATTGAAAAAAGTGTCCTCTTTGCCTTTAATCGCTGATATTCATTTCCATTATAAATTCGCTCTCATTGCCGCTCAAAGCGTGGATGCGATCAGGATTAACCCCGGAAACATCGGCTCTAAAGATAAAATCAAAGCGGTGGTTGATGCTTGTAAAGAAAAAAACATTCCTATAAGAATTGGCGTGAATGCCGGGAGTTTAGAAAAGCAGTTTGATCAAAAATACGGACCCACCCCAAAAGGCATGGTAGAAAGCGCTTTGTATAACGCCAAACTTTTAGAAGATTTGGATTTTACTGATTTTAAGATTTCTTTAAAAGCAAGCGATGTGATGCGCACCATGCAAGCTTACAGGATGTTACGCCCTCTTGTGATCTATCCTTTCCATTTGGGGGTTACTGAAGCGGGTAATCTTTTTAGCTCTAGTATCAAATCCGCCATGGCTTTAGGGGGGCTTTTAATGGAGGGCATTGGGGATACGATGCGCGTATCCATCACAGGGGAATTAGAAAATGAAATTAAAGTGGCTAGAGCGATTTTACGCCATAGCGGGCGTTTGAAAGAAGGGGTTAATTTGATTTCTTGCCCTACTTGCGGGCGCATTGAAGCCAATTTAGTGGATATGGCGAGTAAGGTAGAAAAACGCCTAAGCCACATTAAAACCCCTTTAGACATTAGCGTGATGGGTTGCGTGGTGAATGCTTTAGGTGAAGCCAAGCATGCAGACATGGCGATCGCTTTTGGGAATCGCAGCGGTTTGATCATTAAAGAGGGTAAAGTCATTCACAAACTGGCTGAAAAGGATTTGTTTGAAACTTTTGTGATAGAAGTGGAAAATTTAGCTAAAGAAAGAGAAAAAAGTTTAAAGGATTAG
- a CDS encoding 2,3,4,5-tetrahydropyridine-2,6-carboxylate N-succinyltransferase produces MINKFKNFVSNYQQSSCYREPLGFGIARVDIAPISKKILCATYPVLNWKDENLGSYAVFCNSLSKDKILKESTSECVVEIDESFVLKALEFYTPFLNEAYSNKMAHKNIQVVLELLKALEENRLKNSDGESLYRLVILYEDKPCESVESAYMKLLALSLGKAPLRSLNLEGIFNQLSNAAWSGNKPYELEWLRMNEVALKMRGHFPSIDFIDKFPRYLMQLIPEFDNIRLLDSSKTRFGAYLGTGGYTQMPGASYVNFNAGAMGVCMNEGRISSSVVVGAGTDIGGGASVLGVLSGGNNNPISIGKNCLLGANSVTGISLGDGCIVDAGVAILAGSVIEIEENEFKKLLEVNSTLEKHANNLYKGKELSGKNGVHFRSNSQNGKLIAFRSVKKIELNQNLH; encoded by the coding sequence ATGATAAATAAGTTTAAAAATTTTGTGAGCAACTACCAGCAATCCAGTTGTTATAGAGAGCCTTTAGGTTTTGGCATTGCCCGAGTGGATATTGCCCCTATTTCCAAAAAGATTTTATGCGCCACTTACCCCGTTTTGAACTGGAAAGATGAAAATCTAGGCTCTTATGCGGTGTTTTGCAATTCGCTTTCTAAAGACAAAATCCTAAAAGAGAGCACGAGCGAGTGCGTCGTTGAGATTGATGAAAGTTTTGTGTTAAAAGCGCTAGAGTTTTATACGCCCTTTTTGAATGAAGCCTATTCTAATAAAATGGCTCATAAAAACATCCAAGTGGTTTTAGAGCTTTTAAAGGCTTTGGAAGAAAATCGTTTGAAAAATAGCGATGGGGAGTCTCTTTATCGCTTGGTGATCTTGTATGAAGACAAGCCTTGCGAGAGCGTGGAGAGCGCGTATATGAAACTTTTAGCACTTTCTTTAGGGAAAGCCCCTTTGAGGAGTTTGAATTTAGAGGGCATTTTCAACCAGCTTTCTAATGCGGCCTGGAGCGGTAACAAGCCTTATGAATTAGAATGGCTTAGGATGAACGAAGTGGCTTTAAAAATGCGAGGCCATTTCCCTAGCATTGATTTTATAGATAAATTCCCGCGCTATTTGATGCAATTAATCCCTGAGTTTGATAATATCCGCTTATTGGATAGCTCAAAAACGCGCTTTGGGGCGTATTTAGGGACTGGAGGTTATACCCAAATGCCTGGGGCGAGTTACGTGAATTTTAACGCAGGGGCTATGGGAGTGTGCATGAATGAGGGGCGCATTTCTTCATCAGTGGTGGTTGGAGCAGGCACTGATATTGGTGGAGGAGCGAGCGTTTTAGGCGTTTTAAGTGGAGGGAATAACAACCCCATTAGCATCGGGAAAAATTGTCTGTTAGGGGCTAATAGCGTTACCGGCATTAGTTTAGGCGATGGCTGTATTGTGGATGCAGGCGTTGCGATACTAGCCGGGAGCGTGATAGAAATTGAAGAAAATGAGTTTAAAAAGCTTTTAGAAGTGAATAGCACGTTAGAAAAACATGCCAACAATCTTTACAAAGGCAAAGAGCTTTCCGGAAAAAATGGCGTGCATTTTCGTTCCAATAGCCAAAATGGTAAGCTAATCGCTTTTAGGAGCGTGAAAAAAATTGAGTTGAATCAAAACCTGCATTAA